The following coding sequences lie in one Candidatus Nealsonbacteria bacterium genomic window:
- a CDS encoding diacylglycerol kinase: VSMAMFYFPTSRTEKAVLLTMIFAVLGLELINSVFERFLNFLQPESDERVRKIKDVMSAIVLLAILGSIMIGLIVFLPHFLGFLK, translated from the coding sequence GTTTCTATGGCTATGTTTTATTTTCCGACTTCCCGAACCGAAAAAGCCGTTCTTTTAACAATGATATTTGCCGTCTTGGGATTAGAACTAATAAACTCTGTTTTTGAAAGATTTCTAAATTTTCTTCAACCGGAAAGCGATGAAAGGGTCAGAAAAATTAAAGATGTTATGTCGGCTATCGTTCTATTGGCGATTCTGGGTTCAATTATGATTGGCCTAATCGTTTTTTTGCCCCATTTTTTAGGATTTTTAAAATAA